The following are from one region of the Denitrobacterium detoxificans genome:
- a CDS encoding Na+/H+ antiporter NhaC family protein — protein MEFVGTFWSLVPPIVAIVLALITKETFSSLFVGILVGAMLLASFDPINTVNYVIAGTVGEGDSAMSVGFLNAISDSWNAGIFVFLVMLGIMVALVNTAGGSSAFGSWAARHIKTRVGAMLATFLLGVLIFIDDYFNCLTVGAVMRPVTDEQKISRAKLAYIIDSTAAPICMIAPISSWAAAVSATAADLDTGVTGIQLFVQAIPYNFYSLLTIVFVVAICIMGFDYGPMAKAEFEAYRSGQLGALTKEERQENERASLLDMLIPVLLLIVFCVIGMLYVGGFWDAESEAYMDLSAAFGGTDASVGLPWGSLIALILSFVYLLCRRVIDFKGATDCFISGFRAMVPALMVLTFALTLKLATSALGADAYVAGLMEGAAEGLYALLPAIIFLVGLGLAFATGTSWGTFGILIPIVLPIFATAPDLLTIGISACLAGAVCGDHCSPISDTTVMASAGANVNHIQHVSTQLPYALSVAGVSFVCFLLAGFVRNWAICLAIGVVLVIVMLLVLKRTIGRTVTAEPAAE, from the coding sequence ATGGAATTTGTCGGAACGTTTTGGTCGCTCGTACCGCCGATCGTTGCCATCGTCCTGGCGCTCATTACCAAGGAAACGTTTAGCTCGCTGTTCGTGGGCATCCTGGTTGGCGCCATGCTGCTGGCATCGTTCGACCCCATCAACACGGTCAACTACGTCATCGCGGGAACCGTAGGCGAAGGCGATAGCGCCATGAGCGTCGGCTTCCTGAACGCCATCAGCGATTCCTGGAACGCGGGCATCTTCGTGTTCCTGGTCATGCTGGGCATCATGGTTGCCCTGGTGAATACCGCAGGCGGTTCGTCTGCATTCGGCTCGTGGGCTGCTCGCCACATCAAGACGCGCGTGGGCGCTATGCTCGCCACGTTCCTGCTGGGCGTGCTTATCTTCATTGACGACTACTTCAATTGCCTTACGGTGGGCGCCGTCATGCGCCCCGTTACCGACGAGCAGAAGATTTCGCGTGCGAAGCTGGCCTACATCATCGATTCCACGGCGGCGCCCATCTGCATGATCGCGCCCATTTCCTCGTGGGCGGCAGCGGTTTCCGCCACGGCGGCCGACCTGGATACCGGCGTTACGGGCATTCAGCTGTTCGTGCAGGCCATCCCCTATAACTTCTACTCGCTGCTCACGATTGTGTTCGTGGTGGCCATCTGCATCATGGGCTTCGACTACGGCCCCATGGCAAAGGCCGAATTCGAGGCGTATCGCAGCGGTCAGCTGGGTGCGCTTACCAAGGAAGAGCGCCAGGAGAACGAGCGCGCTTCGTTGCTCGACATGCTCATTCCCGTGCTGCTGCTCATCGTATTCTGCGTAATTGGCATGCTCTACGTGGGTGGTTTCTGGGATGCCGAATCGGAAGCGTACATGGATCTGTCTGCGGCATTTGGCGGCACCGACGCTTCGGTGGGCTTGCCTTGGGGTTCGCTCATCGCACTCATTCTGAGCTTCGTTTACCTGTTGTGCCGTCGCGTTATCGACTTCAAGGGCGCAACCGATTGCTTCATCTCGGGTTTCCGCGCCATGGTGCCCGCACTTATGGTGCTCACGTTCGCCCTTACCCTGAAGCTCGCCACTTCGGCCCTGGGTGCCGACGCCTACGTCGCCGGCCTTATGGAAGGTGCGGCCGAGGGCCTGTACGCCCTGCTGCCTGCCATCATCTTCCTGGTTGGCCTGGGTCTGGCATTTGCCACGGGTACTAGCTGGGGCACGTTCGGCATCCTCATTCCCATCGTGCTGCCCATCTTCGCCACTGCCCCCGATCTGCTTACCATTGGCATCTCCGCGTGCCTGGCTGGCGCGGTGTGCGGCGACCATTGCTCGCCCATTTCCGATACTACGGTTATGGCGAGCGCGGGCGCGAACGTGAATCACATTCAGCATGTGTCCACGCAGCTGCCGTACGCGCTTTCGGTGGCGGGCGTTTCGTTCGTCTGCTTCCTGCTTGCAGGCTTCGTGCGCAACTGGGCAATCTGCTTGGCCATTGGCGTGGTGCTTGTTATCGTCATGCTGCTCGTGCTGAAACGTACGATTGGCCGCACCGTTACTGCGGAACCGGCTGCCGAATAG
- the ruvC gene encoding crossover junction endodeoxyribonuclease RuvC — MERRVILGIDPGLAHTGWGVIAQRGGKLECLSYGCVATPSSQALSERLLKIYQQIGAVAERFAPTCVGIETVWFGENVTAAFATGQARGAALVACAEHGLHVGEYTPRQIKLAVAGTGSADKRQVQYMVGQILALAEDPHPDHAADALAAAICYTTHENALSGKGLPV; from the coding sequence GTGGAGCGGCGCGTCATTCTCGGAATCGATCCTGGTCTTGCTCACACGGGCTGGGGCGTCATCGCCCAGCGTGGCGGCAAGCTTGAATGCCTCTCGTATGGCTGCGTTGCCACGCCCTCGTCGCAGGCGCTTTCCGAACGTTTGCTCAAGATATACCAGCAGATAGGCGCAGTGGCCGAACGTTTCGCACCCACCTGCGTGGGTATCGAGACGGTCTGGTTCGGCGAAAACGTCACCGCCGCCTTTGCCACGGGGCAGGCGCGCGGGGCTGCGCTGGTTGCCTGCGCGGAACATGGCCTGCACGTGGGGGAATACACGCCTCGCCAGATCAAGCTTGCGGTTGCCGGAACTGGCTCGGCCGACAAGCGCCAGGTCCAGTACATGGTCGGGCAAATTCTGGCATTGGCTGAAGATCCGCACCCCGATCATGCGGCCGATGCCCTTGCTGCCGCCATCTGCTATACCACGCATGAAAATGCGCTTTCCGGAAAGGGGCTTCCCGTATGA
- the queA gene encoding tRNA preQ1(34) S-adenosylmethionine ribosyltransferase-isomerase QueA, with protein sequence MKTSDFDYELPEECIAQAPWPVRDECRMLVMDRKTGELQDRIFRDIYEYAQPGDVFVANETRVMPARLLGAKRGTGGAAEVFLLRPHAGKIATNVSSAWEALVRPGKRLKPGAIVDFTDAEGKVILSAEVIDFKEDGKGERIVNLTTEAFPTLDEAVHAVGHTPLPPYIKGYEGDEEMYQTVYSRRESSAAAPTAGLHFTPELIERLKQKGVRWETVELQVGIDTFRIVEEEDPTTHAMHTETYTVPQHVVDACNEAHANGHRVIAVGTTSVRSLESAWDAEAGELKARDAAHTSLFLLPGSTFHVVDAMVTNFHVPRSTLMMLVSAFSSRDYIMNAYKHAIDSEYRMLSFGDAMFIQ encoded by the coding sequence GTGAAAACCAGCGATTTCGATTACGAACTTCCCGAAGAGTGCATCGCGCAGGCGCCCTGGCCCGTACGCGACGAATGCCGCATGCTGGTCATGGACCGCAAAACGGGAGAGCTGCAGGACCGCATCTTCCGCGATATTTACGAATACGCCCAGCCAGGAGACGTGTTCGTGGCCAACGAAACGCGCGTGATGCCCGCTCGCCTGCTGGGCGCCAAGCGAGGCACCGGCGGCGCGGCCGAGGTCTTCCTGCTGCGTCCGCATGCAGGCAAGATCGCCACCAACGTATCGTCTGCCTGGGAAGCGCTCGTGCGTCCGGGCAAGCGCCTGAAGCCTGGCGCAATCGTTGACTTCACCGATGCCGAAGGCAAGGTCATCCTGTCCGCTGAGGTCATCGACTTCAAGGAAGACGGCAAGGGCGAGCGTATCGTGAACCTGACCACCGAGGCCTTCCCCACGCTTGACGAGGCGGTACACGCCGTAGGTCACACGCCGCTTCCGCCCTACATCAAGGGCTACGAAGGCGACGAGGAAATGTACCAGACCGTTTATTCTCGCCGCGAATCTTCGGCTGCCGCACCCACTGCAGGCCTGCACTTCACGCCCGAGCTCATCGAGCGCCTGAAGCAGAAGGGCGTGCGCTGGGAAACCGTGGAACTGCAGGTGGGCATTGACACCTTCCGCATCGTGGAAGAGGAAGACCCCACCACGCATGCCATGCACACCGAAACCTATACGGTGCCGCAGCATGTCGTGGACGCGTGCAACGAAGCCCATGCAAACGGGCACCGCGTCATCGCCGTAGGCACCACGAGCGTGCGCAGCCTGGAAAGCGCCTGGGATGCCGAGGCAGGCGAGCTGAAGGCGCGCGACGCCGCCCACACGAGCCTGTTCCTGCTGCCGGGAAGCACGTTCCACGTAGTCGACGCCATGGTCACGAACTTCCATGTGCCGCGCAGCACTCTCATGATGCTCGTAAGCGCATTCAGCAGCCGCGACTACATCATGAACGCGTACAAGCACGCCATCGATAGCGAATACCGCATGCTCAGCTTCGGCGACGCGATGTTCATTCAGTAG
- the ruvA gene encoding Holliday junction branch migration protein RuvA, protein MISFAKGVLAAKLSDAAIIEVGGLGYHVGMSANSVAALPEVGQPVQVHTHLQVREDALTLFGFVSIEEKELFERLLGVSGVGPKVALAALSSFSPEQLSNAIVAGDVTAVSRIPGVGKKTAQRIILELQGVLAQPAEAPKAAAASGAYQSAVEDLLAMGFTSAESELALKGAPQDLSETKLLQYALKRLGA, encoded by the coding sequence ATGATTTCCTTCGCGAAGGGCGTTCTCGCCGCGAAGCTATCCGACGCCGCCATCATCGAGGTGGGTGGACTGGGCTATCACGTGGGCATGAGCGCGAATTCGGTTGCCGCGTTGCCCGAAGTGGGTCAGCCCGTGCAAGTGCATACGCATCTACAGGTGCGCGAAGATGCCCTTACCCTCTTTGGCTTCGTTTCCATAGAGGAAAAGGAACTGTTCGAACGCTTGCTTGGCGTGTCGGGGGTTGGGCCGAAGGTGGCTCTTGCGGCATTGTCTTCGTTTTCGCCCGAACAGCTTTCGAATGCCATCGTTGCGGGTGACGTAACGGCTGTTTCGCGCATCCCCGGCGTGGGCAAGAAGACGGCCCAGCGTATCATTCTGGAATTGCAGGGCGTGCTGGCTCAGCCCGCCGAAGCGCCCAAGGCTGCCGCGGCAAGCGGTGCTTACCAGTCGGCGGTGGAAGACCTGCTGGCCATGGGCTTCACGTCCGCAGAATCGGAGCTCGCCCTCAAGGGCGCTCCGCAAGATTTGTCCGAGACGAAGCTGCTTCAGTACGCGTTGAAGCGTTTGGGGGCGTAA
- the ruvB gene encoding Holliday junction branch migration DNA helicase RuvB, giving the protein MNDGVRIEGMVYDASSAFAPSAAMGGESPRNRMASAELQEDDLSLDRSLRPQKLADYLGQTKIKESLEILIQAAQQRGDVVDHILFSGPPGLGKTTLATVVANEMGANIKTTSGPAIERTGDLAAILTNLEDGDVLFIDEIHRMNRMVEEVLYPALEDYALDIVVGKGPAARSIRLDLPRFTLIGATTRTGLLTGPLRDRFGMAFRLNYYTPEELADIVIRSAAILDVEAEREGALEIARRSRGTPRLANRLLKRVRDWAQVKGSGVIDEDTAAQALEFFEVDSLGLDSVDNRILELLCQQFGGRPVGLSTLASALSEDPDSLEDVYEPYLMQQGLLVRTPKGRQATQRAYDHLGILPPAGQ; this is encoded by the coding sequence ATGAACGACGGAGTTCGCATCGAGGGCATGGTATACGACGCAAGTTCCGCCTTCGCGCCATCGGCTGCCATGGGCGGGGAAAGCCCGCGAAACCGCATGGCTTCGGCAGAGCTTCAGGAAGACGACCTGTCCCTCGATCGCAGCCTGCGTCCCCAAAAGCTAGCCGACTACCTGGGGCAAACCAAGATCAAGGAAAGCCTGGAAATTCTCATTCAGGCTGCTCAGCAGCGTGGCGATGTTGTCGACCATATCTTGTTCTCGGGTCCTCCGGGTCTGGGTAAGACCACCCTGGCCACGGTGGTGGCCAACGAAATGGGCGCTAACATCAAAACGACGAGCGGCCCCGCCATCGAGCGTACGGGCGATCTGGCGGCCATCCTCACGAACTTGGAAGACGGCGACGTGCTGTTTATCGACGAAATTCATCGCATGAACCGCATGGTTGAAGAGGTGCTCTACCCTGCGTTGGAAGACTATGCGCTCGATATCGTAGTGGGGAAGGGGCCTGCGGCCCGTTCCATCAGGCTCGATCTGCCTCGCTTCACGCTCATTGGCGCCACCACGCGCACGGGCTTGCTTACCGGCCCCCTGCGCGATCGCTTTGGCATGGCGTTTCGCTTGAACTACTACACGCCCGAAGAGCTGGCCGATATCGTTATTCGCTCCGCCGCCATTCTCGACGTGGAAGCCGAACGTGAAGGCGCGCTCGAAATCGCACGCCGTAGCCGTGGCACGCCGCGTTTGGCGAATCGTTTGCTCAAGCGCGTGCGCGACTGGGCGCAGGTGAAGGGCAGCGGCGTCATCGACGAGGATACCGCAGCTCAGGCGCTCGAATTCTTCGAGGTCGACTCCTTGGGTCTCGACTCGGTCGACAATCGCATACTCGAATTGCTGTGCCAGCAATTCGGCGGCCGTCCCGTGGGCCTTTCCACGCTCGCTTCGGCGCTTTCGGAAGACCCCGATTCCTTGGAAGACGTCTACGAGCCTTATCTCATGCAGCAGGGGCTGCTCGTACGCACGCCAAAGGGGCGCCAGGCCACGCAGCGCGCATACGATCATTTGGGCATCTTGCCTCCAGCGGGGCAGTAG
- a CDS encoding epoxyqueuosine reductase QueH, with translation MKLLLHACCGPCSLEPVRLLLEEGHDITIAFANSNIQPSEEYDHRLQTLLTWANEEGIPVVDFPYDPAAWHEFAGVIQLTGGPRTERCRRCYHMRLEEAAAYAATHGFEALSTTLAVSPYQLFDICHEELVDVCDRWNLTPIWQDFRPYYPEATRRSREAGMYRQNYCGCAYSKAEADAERAARKAQRARQNAEREAAEAHERAERNAKRAAYDAKQRAKKAARNAARAAAKAEAAAQAQPEHATMQHIPSEESEEA, from the coding sequence ATGAAACTACTGCTACACGCTTGCTGCGGACCATGTTCGCTCGAACCCGTGCGCCTGCTCCTGGAAGAGGGGCACGACATCACCATCGCGTTCGCGAACTCGAACATACAGCCGAGCGAGGAATACGACCATCGCCTGCAGACGCTGCTCACCTGGGCTAACGAAGAGGGTATTCCCGTCGTGGACTTCCCCTACGACCCTGCGGCATGGCACGAATTCGCCGGCGTCATCCAGCTTACGGGCGGCCCCCGCACAGAACGCTGCCGCCGTTGCTATCACATGCGCCTGGAAGAGGCCGCAGCCTACGCGGCGACGCATGGCTTCGAAGCTCTGTCCACCACCCTGGCGGTAAGCCCCTACCAGCTGTTCGACATCTGCCACGAAGAACTCGTGGACGTCTGCGACCGCTGGAACCTTACCCCCATCTGGCAAGACTTCCGCCCATACTACCCCGAGGCAACTCGTCGCAGCCGCGAGGCGGGCATGTACCGCCAGAACTACTGCGGTTGCGCCTATTCCAAGGCAGAGGCCGATGCCGAACGCGCGGCCCGCAAGGCCCAACGAGCGCGCCAGAACGCAGAGCGCGAGGCAGCCGAAGCCCACGAGCGCGCCGAGCGCAACGCCAAACGCGCGGCATACGATGCGAAGCAGCGCGCAAAGAAGGCGGCCCGCAATGCCGCCCGCGCAGCTGCCAAGGCCGAAGCCGCAGCTCAAGCACAACCCGAGCATGCAACCATGCAACACATACCATCCGAAGAAAGCGAAGAGGCATAG
- the tgt gene encoding tRNA guanosine(34) transglycosylase Tgt codes for MALFDVTIEARSGNARALTFETAHGTVRTPMFMPVGTHATVKGITVDVLHELKSQVVLANTYHLYMRPGVEIIEEAGGVQKFMNYDGPMLTDSGGFQLFSLNHMMKTDNDGVNFKALDYDGSKHRWTPDINMDIQQRIGADIAMQLDQCIGYPAEKHDVAASTKLSWEWAERCLMAHTRPDQGLFGIEQGGMHMDLRLESAKRLMEAEERAKAAGMRGFAGFGIGGYSVGEDHEVMFETLGEATRALPEDRPRYLMGVGNPTTLVRAVREGVDMFDCVLPTRTGRMGTAFSSQGRMNLRNAKYAHDFTALDHECDCPVCRNYSRAYLRHLVKQNEMLGGMLLSEHNLYFLIHLMEKAREAVLADAYEEFYEAWMASAGANDY; via the coding sequence ATGGCCCTATTTGACGTAACCATTGAGGCGCGCAGTGGCAACGCCCGCGCGCTCACGTTCGAAACGGCGCACGGAACGGTGCGCACGCCCATGTTCATGCCCGTTGGCACGCATGCCACGGTGAAGGGCATTACCGTCGACGTGCTGCACGAGCTGAAAAGCCAGGTCGTGCTTGCGAATACCTATCATCTGTACATGCGTCCCGGCGTCGAGATCATCGAAGAGGCCGGTGGCGTGCAGAAGTTCATGAACTACGACGGCCCCATGCTCACCGACTCGGGCGGATTCCAGCTGTTTAGCCTGAATCACATGATGAAGACCGACAACGACGGCGTGAACTTCAAGGCGCTCGATTACGACGGCAGCAAGCATCGTTGGACGCCCGATATCAACATGGACATCCAGCAGCGCATTGGCGCCGACATCGCCATGCAGCTCGACCAGTGCATTGGCTATCCGGCCGAAAAGCACGACGTCGCCGCGTCCACGAAGCTTTCCTGGGAATGGGCCGAGCGTTGCCTGATGGCGCATACACGTCCCGATCAGGGCCTGTTCGGCATCGAGCAGGGTGGCATGCATATGGATCTGCGTCTGGAGAGCGCGAAGCGCCTGATGGAAGCGGAAGAGCGCGCCAAGGCGGCGGGCATGCGCGGGTTTGCCGGCTTCGGCATTGGCGGCTATTCCGTGGGCGAAGACCACGAGGTCATGTTCGAAACGCTGGGCGAGGCCACGCGTGCGCTTCCGGAAGATCGTCCCCGCTACCTCATGGGCGTGGGCAATCCCACCACGCTCGTGCGCGCCGTGCGCGAGGGTGTGGACATGTTCGACTGCGTGCTTCCCACGCGTACGGGCCGCATGGGCACGGCGTTTTCCAGCCAGGGTCGCATGAACCTGCGCAACGCAAAGTACGCGCACGACTTCACGGCGCTCGATCACGAGTGCGATTGCCCTGTGTGCCGCAACTACAGTCGCGCGTACCTGCGTCACCTGGTGAAGCAGAACGAGATGCTGGGCGGCATGCTGCTTTCCGAGCACAACCTATACTTCCTCATCCACCTTATGGAAAAGGCGCGCGAAGCCGTTCTGGCCGATGCGTACGAGGAATTCTACGAGGCGTGGATGGCCAGCGCGGGCGCGAACGACTACTAG
- a CDS encoding HAD family hydrolase — protein MTASAPYDAIFFDMDGTLLPMPVRQFLDRYYEILERKLRNAGKDAKLYIHCLDRGMHAMSSHSPEETNADAFWRMFAQAHEDEECPLNARELAEARDFFFDFYQNDFDECGRGIVPNPHAAEAVRILAEKGYPLYLTTMPLFPLEGVLARLRWANVDPSYFARITRFDNSTAVKPQTAYYYENLAIAGAEPGRVLMVGNNTIDDLACLETGMDAYLVTDDLINDNGFDIATVKHGTMEEFAAWVRDLPVCESKRALEGYPDRSPLDGGISIAHGRDAMPQPLWDENERMRITTTAS, from the coding sequence ATGACTGCATCGGCGCCATATGACGCGATATTCTTTGACATGGACGGCACGTTGCTGCCCATGCCCGTGCGTCAGTTTCTCGATCGCTATTACGAAATCTTAGAGCGCAAGCTGCGTAACGCTGGTAAGGATGCCAAGCTCTACATCCACTGCCTCGATCGCGGTATGCATGCCATGAGCAGCCATTCCCCCGAGGAAACGAACGCCGATGCGTTCTGGCGCATGTTCGCGCAGGCGCACGAAGACGAGGAATGCCCGCTGAACGCCCGCGAGCTGGCGGAAGCGCGTGACTTCTTCTTCGATTTCTACCAGAACGATTTCGACGAATGCGGGCGCGGCATCGTCCCAAATCCGCATGCGGCCGAAGCGGTGCGCATCCTTGCGGAAAAGGGATACCCGCTGTACCTGACCACCATGCCGCTGTTCCCCTTGGAGGGCGTGCTTGCGCGTCTGCGCTGGGCAAACGTCGATCCGTCCTATTTCGCGCGCATCACGCGCTTCGACAACAGCACGGCGGTAAAGCCCCAGACGGCCTACTACTACGAGAACCTGGCCATCGCGGGTGCCGAACCTGGCCGCGTGCTTATGGTGGGGAACAACACCATCGACGACCTGGCGTGCCTGGAAACGGGCATGGATGCCTACCTGGTCACCGACGACCTCATCAACGATAACGGCTTCGATATTGCCACGGTGAAGCATGGAACCATGGAAGAGTTCGCTGCTTGGGTGCGTGACCTGCCCGTTTGCGAGAGTAAGCGCGCTTTGGAGGGCTATCCCGATCGCTCTCCGCTCGACGGCGGCATCAGCATCGCGCATGGCCGCGACGCCATGCCTCAGCCCCTGTGGGATGAGAATGAACGCATGAGGATAACAACCACGGCTTCCTAG
- a CDS encoding cold-shock protein — MAEGTVKWFGGKTPEGKTRGYGFITQDGGDDLFVYYKEIEKDKPGFKTLEEGQRVSFDVEPGQNGKMQAVNVCKL, encoded by the coding sequence ATGGCCGAAGGTACCGTGAAGTGGTTTGGCGGCAAGACTCCCGAGGGGAAGACTCGCGGATACGGGTTCATCACGCAGGATGGTGGCGATGACCTGTTCGTCTACTACAAGGAAATCGAAAAGGACAAGCCTGGCTTCAAGACGCTGGAAGAGGGACAGCGTGTAAGCTTCGACGTGGAGCCCGGCCAGAACGGCAAGATGCAGGCCGTTAACGTCTGCAAGCTGTAA